A portion of the Pararge aegeria chromosome 10, ilParAegt1.1, whole genome shotgun sequence genome contains these proteins:
- the LOC120627051 gene encoding uncharacterized protein LOC120627051, which translates to MRKSDEQKIHVTEMKMLRWVEIQHKMQEGRLRCYGHIMRRDKSYTTQRVMVIDEGKRGRGRPLITWTRTVFNGMKTPGLTPEMTQDRIKWRTSIRRADPK; encoded by the coding sequence ATGAGGAAGAGCGACGAACAGAAAATACATGTTACTGAAATGAAGATGTTGCGCTGGGTGGAAATACAGCATAAGATGCAGGAGGGCCGATTACGCTGTTACGGGCATATAATGCGTAGAGACAAAAGCTACACGACACAGCGAGTAATGGTTATAGATGAAGGCAAAAGAGGTAGAGGTCGCCCACTTATCACCTGGACTAGAACCGTTTTCAATGGCATGAAAACTCCGGGCCTAACACCAGAAATGACACAAGACCGTATTAAATGGCGGACAAGTATCAGGAGGGCCGACCCCAAATAG